A single Pararhizobium sp. A13 DNA region contains:
- a CDS encoding BTAD domain-containing putative transcriptional regulator, whose protein sequence is MLNVIMLGGISFVVNGTRIRNELGQSGRRLACYLLTFPGRAHRREKLADLFWENLEPDNARAALNTAIWRLRKLLETSGSARVARQLITTSDEVILESCESISVDLHSFLERIRKSRELATVGNAAATSFALQSAVDEYGGPFLDGEDHDWIVLERERLQCLYMRALVDLMNNAARDKRYEDALDYGRRILGHDSLRENVHRSMMLLLVMNGQRAEAIHHYARCKSLLFQELKIDPMPQTMQLAELIRSSGIDASLAELAETQFVDSARLRKVGDASHF, encoded by the coding sequence ATGCTCAACGTAATCATGCTGGGTGGCATATCCTTTGTTGTAAACGGTACTCGCATTAGAAATGAGCTCGGGCAGAGTGGACGGCGCCTGGCCTGCTACCTTCTGACATTTCCGGGCCGGGCTCATCGACGCGAAAAGCTAGCAGACTTGTTCTGGGAGAATCTGGAGCCGGACAATGCTCGCGCGGCCCTCAATACAGCTATATGGCGTTTGCGCAAGCTGCTCGAAACGAGCGGGAGTGCACGTGTGGCACGTCAACTTATTACGACCTCAGATGAGGTGATTTTAGAATCCTGCGAATCCATCTCCGTCGATCTTCACAGCTTCTTGGAACGGATAAGGAAATCCAGGGAACTGGCGACCGTTGGCAATGCAGCGGCAACCAGTTTCGCGCTGCAATCAGCAGTGGACGAATATGGTGGGCCATTTCTCGATGGGGAAGACCACGATTGGATCGTGCTGGAACGCGAACGGTTGCAGTGCCTCTATATGCGCGCGCTTGTAGACTTGATGAACAATGCAGCGCGCGACAAACGTTATGAAGATGCTCTTGACTATGGCCGGAGGATACTTGGTCATGACTCGCTGAGGGAGAATGTACATCGGAGCATGATGTTGCTGCTCGTCATGAACGGTCAGCGCGCCGAAGCCATACACCACTACGCACGGTGCAAAAGCCTGCTTTTTCAGGAGCTGAAGATTGATCCGATGCCGCAGACGATGCAGCTTGCGGAGTTGATCCGCAGCTCTGGCATTGATGCTAGTTTGGCTGAATTGGCTGAGACCCAATTCGTCGATTCCGCTCGCTTGAGAAAGGTTGGCGACGCATCGCACTTTTAG
- a CDS encoding TRAP transporter substrate-binding protein, producing MKRRTQIGVRTSRRKFLSGAAMAGAAIIAAPSVVKAQGPVNMRWQSTWPSKDIFHEFALDFAKKVNDMTGGDLKIEVLPAGAVVPAFGLLDAVSQGTLDGGHGVLVYHYGKQTALALWGSGPGFAMDANMLLAWHKYGGGKELLAKLYESIGANVVSFPYGPMPTQPLGWFKKPVAKVEDLQGLKFRTVGISIDVFTGLGAAVNALPGGEIVGALDRGLLDAAEFNNASSDRVLGFPDVSKICMLQSYHQNAEQFEVMFNKTKYDALPEQMKAIISNAVEAASQDMAWKAIDRYSKDYVEMQTTDKVKFYKTPEAILKKQLEVYDEVVKKKAAENPLFKEILESQLAFAERATRWEQDTVVGRRLVFDHYFGQDGVAKEF from the coding sequence ATGAAACGAAGGACCCAGATTGGGGTGAGGACGTCGCGTCGCAAATTCCTGAGCGGCGCGGCCATGGCGGGTGCGGCTATAATCGCCGCACCGAGTGTCGTCAAGGCGCAGGGGCCAGTCAACATGCGTTGGCAGAGCACATGGCCCTCCAAGGATATCTTTCACGAATTCGCGCTCGATTTCGCCAAGAAGGTCAACGACATGACCGGCGGTGACCTGAAGATCGAGGTGTTACCGGCGGGTGCTGTCGTGCCTGCCTTCGGCCTGCTCGACGCAGTGTCGCAAGGAACGCTCGACGGCGGCCACGGCGTGCTCGTCTACCACTACGGGAAACAGACGGCACTGGCACTCTGGGGGTCGGGGCCGGGCTTCGCAATGGATGCCAACATGCTGTTGGCATGGCACAAATATGGCGGCGGCAAGGAACTTCTCGCCAAGCTATATGAATCCATCGGCGCCAATGTTGTTTCATTCCCTTATGGGCCGATGCCGACACAGCCGCTCGGCTGGTTCAAGAAGCCCGTGGCCAAGGTTGAGGATCTCCAGGGACTGAAATTCCGCACTGTCGGCATCTCGATCGATGTCTTCACGGGTCTCGGGGCCGCCGTCAACGCGCTGCCGGGCGGCGAGATCGTCGGGGCATTGGATCGTGGCCTGCTCGACGCGGCCGAATTCAACAACGCCTCGTCCGACCGGGTGCTTGGTTTCCCGGACGTCTCGAAGATCTGCATGCTGCAGAGCTATCACCAGAATGCTGAGCAGTTCGAGGTCATGTTCAACAAGACGAAATACGACGCGCTGCCGGAACAAATGAAGGCAATCATCTCCAACGCCGTCGAGGCTGCTTCGCAGGACATGGCCTGGAAGGCGATCGACCGCTATTCGAAAGACTATGTGGAGATGCAGACGACCGACAAGGTCAAATTCTACAAGACGCCTGAAGCGATCCTCAAGAAGCAATTGGAGGTTTACGACGAGGTCGTGAAGAAGAAGGCGGCAGAAAACCCGCTATTCAAGGAGATCCTCGAGTCCCAGCTTGCCTTTGCCGAGCGGGCGACGCGATGGGAACAGGACACCGTCGTCGGCCGGAGATTGGTGTTCGATCACTACTTCGGACAGGACGGGGTCGCGAAGGAATTCTGA
- a CDS encoding TRAP transporter small permease subunit, with product MVIRGVPVDVQHFLLRIDAISVWVGKAAAWLIIGLMTLVCVEVFKRYIMNMPTAWIFDASNMFYGTLFMLAGAYGLAQNAHVRGDFLYSSLRPRIQAGLDLVLYILFFLPGVAALVYAGYDYAALSWRIGEHSTVTAEGPPIYYFKTVIPIAGALVLLQGLAEITRCIVCLRTGEWPSRIKDVEEMDVVAEQLAHSEHIDAETREAAIERAQDIDRAARQRGLGGDIET from the coding sequence ATGGTCATCCGGGGGGTACCCGTGGACGTTCAGCATTTTCTTCTCAGGATAGATGCGATCAGCGTGTGGGTCGGCAAAGCCGCGGCGTGGCTCATCATCGGGCTGATGACGCTTGTCTGCGTTGAGGTCTTCAAGCGCTACATCATGAACATGCCGACGGCATGGATCTTCGACGCCAGCAACATGTTCTACGGTACTCTGTTCATGCTCGCCGGAGCCTACGGGCTGGCGCAGAACGCCCACGTGCGGGGTGACTTTCTCTACAGCTCGCTCAGGCCGCGGATACAGGCCGGGCTCGACCTGGTCCTCTACATCCTCTTCTTCCTGCCCGGCGTCGCCGCCCTCGTATACGCGGGCTACGACTACGCGGCACTTTCGTGGCGGATCGGCGAGCATTCAACCGTGACGGCGGAGGGGCCGCCGATCTATTACTTCAAGACCGTCATTCCGATAGCAGGTGCCCTCGTGTTGCTGCAGGGACTTGCCGAGATCACGCGCTGCATCGTCTGCCTCAGGACCGGAGAATGGCCGAGCCGCATCAAGGATGTCGAGGAGATGGACGTCGTCGCCGAGCAGCTTGCGCATAGTGAGCACATAGACGCAGAGACGCGCGAAGCCGCGATCGAGCGCGCCCAGGACATCGACAGGGCGGCGCGGCAACGTGGCCTGGGGGGAGACATCGAGACGTGA
- a CDS encoding TRAP transporter large permease subunit yields the protein MSDPFLGLTMLLLIVIVIMMGFPTAFTLMGLGMLFGFYAFYNPVEHWIDNRVFDLMVQRTYGAMTNDVLISIPLFVLMGYVMERGALVDKMFYSIQLSFRRVPASLAVATLIVCTFWGIASGLVGAVVVLMGVIAMNPMLRAGYDVRLASGVITAGGTLGILIPPSVMIIVYAAVAGQSVVKLYAAAMFPGFFLALLYLGYVLGWAMINPKIAPALPEEQTRVPVPAWMRSFEALYSRNMLASLLRALFSPSQAMAIETEEGRLTYWKLIKNACAALVPISLTVFTFALVWWYVVIHPQASAEIEAPEGLEELGAPAVDAGPATVDGPATSFYVTFGIIAAIAAAVLVRYYRNMTADRLQVVKLLVSSVMPLGILTVVVLAVILFGITTATESAAVGAAGAFLLAFQARTLNWKRAKEAVFLTAKTTAMVCWLFVGSALFSAVFAILGGQALIEEWVLALDLTPVQFMILSQAIIFVLGWPLEWTEIIIIFVPIFLPMLRHFDIDPVLWGVLVFVNLQAAFLSPPVAMSAYYLKGVSPPHVTLNQIFAGMMPYMLIVILCMVIMYVWPGMALWLPNYLYG from the coding sequence GTGAGCGATCCGTTCCTCGGACTGACGATGCTGCTCCTCATCGTGATCGTCATCATGATGGGGTTCCCGACAGCCTTCACACTGATGGGGCTCGGCATGCTCTTCGGCTTTTATGCCTTCTACAATCCGGTCGAGCACTGGATCGACAATCGCGTCTTCGACCTGATGGTTCAGCGCACCTATGGCGCGATGACCAACGACGTCCTGATCTCCATCCCACTCTTTGTACTGATGGGCTACGTGATGGAGCGGGGCGCGCTGGTCGACAAGATGTTCTACAGCATCCAGCTTTCTTTCCGGCGAGTGCCCGCGTCGCTTGCCGTTGCGACGCTCATCGTTTGCACCTTCTGGGGCATTGCCAGCGGCCTCGTCGGCGCCGTGGTGGTGCTGATGGGCGTCATCGCGATGAACCCGATGCTGCGCGCCGGCTACGACGTGAGGCTCGCGTCGGGCGTCATCACCGCCGGCGGTACGCTGGGCATTCTAATCCCACCATCGGTAATGATCATTGTCTACGCGGCGGTTGCGGGGCAGTCGGTCGTTAAACTCTACGCCGCCGCGATGTTCCCCGGCTTTTTCCTCGCGCTTCTCTATCTCGGCTATGTTCTCGGCTGGGCGATGATCAATCCGAAGATTGCGCCCGCCTTGCCGGAGGAACAGACAAGAGTTCCGGTGCCCGCCTGGATGAGGAGCTTTGAGGCCCTCTATTCGCGTAACATGCTGGCCTCCCTACTTCGCGCGCTCTTCTCGCCGTCGCAGGCGATGGCGATTGAAACCGAGGAGGGACGGCTCACCTATTGGAAGCTGATCAAGAATGCCTGCGCCGCACTGGTGCCCATCTCGCTGACCGTGTTCACGTTCGCGCTCGTGTGGTGGTATGTCGTCATCCATCCGCAAGCTTCGGCTGAGATCGAAGCGCCGGAAGGGCTTGAGGAGCTCGGCGCGCCGGCGGTCGATGCGGGGCCGGCGACGGTCGATGGGCCGGCAACCAGTTTCTACGTGACGTTCGGCATCATCGCAGCCATCGCCGCGGCTGTGCTCGTCCGCTACTACCGCAACATGACAGCCGATCGCTTGCAGGTCGTGAAGCTTCTGGTCTCCTCCGTCATGCCGCTGGGGATTCTCACAGTCGTCGTGCTCGCCGTTATCCTGTTTGGGATCACGACGGCGACCGAATCCGCTGCCGTCGGCGCTGCCGGGGCCTTCCTGCTGGCATTCCAGGCTCGGACGCTCAACTGGAAGCGCGCCAAGGAAGCGGTGTTCCTGACCGCGAAGACGACGGCGATGGTGTGTTGGCTCTTCGTCGGATCGGCGCTTTTCTCGGCCGTCTTCGCCATCCTCGGCGGCCAGGCGCTGATCGAGGAATGGGTGCTGGCGCTCGACCTGACGCCGGTGCAGTTCATGATCTTGTCGCAGGCGATCATCTTCGTTCTCGGCTGGCCGCTCGAATGGACGGAGATCATCATCATCTTTGTGCCGATCTTCCTGCCGATGCTGAGGCACTTCGACATCGACCCGGTTCTCTGGGGCGTCCTCGTCTTCGTCAATCTGCAGGCGGCGTTCCTGTCGCCGCCGGTAGCGATGTCGGCATATTATCTCAAGGGCGTCTCGCCACCGCACGTCACCCTTAACCAGATCTTCGCGGGCATGATGCCCTACATGCTGATCGTCATCCTGTGCATGGTCATCATGTATGTCTGGCCGGGCATGGCACTCTGGCTTCCGAACTATCTCTATGGCTAA
- a CDS encoding alpha/beta hydrolase domain-containing protein produces MLKRLIFMSAMVTAALLSSSALARVTQFQIKASGAAFEGKLFGKAGGYERIDAIATFAVDPKSPRVADIVDIDLAPVNALGEVVFSTEVSILRPANPGQRSPILFYEVPNRGRNLSFTLLNRSESTVVPSAASEAGDGFLMNRGDTIVWSGWQTGLADEFLNIDLPVLGSVTGRSREQFIFDKPGRTSAAKLTYPAADLDLTKAKLTVRAREGDEPQQTAGLSFRYLSPTEIEITRPADMDAGAIYEFIYPAKDAVPAGLAFIATSDLISFLRGNEGHEAENPLGGVKYTIGMGISQSGRFLRDLIYQGFNADEKGNRVFDGAIPHIAGSRKTFTNFRFAQPGRYSRQHEDHDYPGDQFPFTYAETDDPLSGKSGSILSACSTTETCPKIMHTDTSTEFWQARASLVTTSPDGKPLKMPDNVRLYFIAGAPHFNPWSAKSVEDMACVYSTNPLSAAPVMRPLYVAMANWISENKVPPASRFPSLTDGTLVRPDELKLPKINGEVVRPVFNELRVMDYATQPPTRGKIYPVHLPAVDADGNPLGGIRMAYVQAPLGTYAGWNLRKEGFGEGELCSLAGTFIPFPKEPSEADSRKALSERYHDNKAHVAAVEAAAQALVAEGLMLPDDIGYVVERARQDSASLR; encoded by the coding sequence ATGTTGAAACGCCTGATTTTCATGTCCGCCATGGTGACGGCCGCTCTGCTGTCCAGCAGCGCTTTGGCCCGTGTTACCCAATTTCAGATCAAGGCATCGGGGGCCGCTTTCGAAGGCAAGCTCTTCGGCAAAGCCGGTGGTTATGAACGCATCGATGCGATTGCGACCTTCGCCGTCGATCCCAAGTCGCCGCGCGTCGCCGATATCGTCGATATTGACTTGGCGCCGGTGAATGCGTTGGGCGAGGTGGTCTTCAGCACCGAGGTTTCTATCCTACGACCTGCAAATCCGGGGCAACGCTCGCCGATACTCTTCTATGAAGTGCCGAACCGCGGCAGGAACCTTAGCTTCACGTTGCTCAATCGCAGCGAGTCGACGGTGGTACCGTCTGCCGCATCTGAGGCCGGCGACGGCTTTCTCATGAACCGCGGCGACACGATCGTCTGGAGCGGCTGGCAAACTGGCCTTGCCGACGAGTTTCTCAACATCGACCTTCCGGTTCTTGGGAGCGTCACGGGTCGATCGCGCGAACAGTTCATCTTCGACAAGCCCGGCCGCACCAGCGCGGCTAAACTGACCTATCCGGCGGCGGACCTGGACCTGACGAAAGCCAAGCTCACCGTCCGCGCCAGGGAGGGAGACGAGCCGCAACAGACGGCCGGGCTTTCCTTCAGATATCTGAGCCCGACCGAAATCGAGATCACCCGGCCCGCCGATATGGACGCTGGCGCGATCTACGAATTCATCTACCCGGCGAAGGACGCTGTGCCGGCCGGCCTGGCTTTCATCGCCACCAGCGACCTGATCTCGTTCCTGCGCGGCAACGAGGGGCATGAGGCGGAAAATCCGCTCGGCGGCGTGAAGTACACGATCGGTATGGGGATTTCGCAATCGGGGCGCTTTCTCAGAGACCTGATCTACCAGGGCTTCAACGCCGACGAGAAAGGCAACAGGGTTTTCGACGGAGCAATCCCGCATATCGCCGGCTCGCGCAAGACCTTCACCAATTTCCGCTTTGCCCAGCCGGGACGCTATTCGCGCCAGCACGAGGATCACGACTATCCTGGCGATCAGTTCCCATTCACCTATGCGGAAACGGATGATCCCTTGAGCGGCAAGAGCGGAAGTATCCTGTCGGCTTGCAGCACCACCGAAACCTGCCCCAAGATCATGCACACCGATACCTCGACGGAATTCTGGCAGGCACGCGCGTCCCTGGTCACCACGTCGCCCGATGGCAAGCCGCTCAAAATGCCCGACAATGTGCGGCTCTATTTCATCGCCGGAGCGCCGCATTTCAATCCTTGGTCGGCGAAGTCCGTAGAGGACATGGCCTGCGTCTATTCGACCAATCCACTGAGCGCCGCACCGGTGATGCGGCCTCTGTACGTGGCGATGGCGAACTGGATCTCGGAGAACAAGGTGCCGCCTGCCAGCCGTTTTCCGAGTCTGACCGACGGAACGCTTGTGCGCCCCGATGAGCTTAAGCTGCCGAAGATCAATGGCGAGGTAGTGCGCCCCGTCTTCAACGAATTGAGGGTCATGGATTATGCGACACAGCCGCCGACGCGTGGCAAGATCTACCCGGTCCACCTGCCTGCCGTCGACGCGGACGGCAATCCGCTCGGAGGCATCCGGATGGCCTATGTTCAGGCGCCGCTCGGCACCTATGCGGGCTGGAACCTCCGGAAGGAGGGCTTCGGCGAGGGCGAGCTTTGCAGCCTCGCCGGCACCTTCATCCCGTTCCCCAAGGAGCCGAGCGAAGCCGACAGCCGCAAAGCCTTGAGCGAGCGTTATCACGATAATAAGGCCCATGTCGCCGCGGTCGAGGCGGCCGCGCAAGCGCTTGTTGCAGAGGGGCTCATGCTTCCCGACGATATCGGCTATGTCGTTGAGAGGGCTCGGCAGGACAGCGCGTCGCTGCGTTGA
- a CDS encoding SLC13 family permease — translation MGIEVLSILLLIGMFVIATIQPINMGALAFGGTFVLGTLIIGMKASDIFAGFPSDLFLTLVAVTYLFAIAQINGTIDWLVECAVRLVRGHVAWIPWVMFLVAAIITGFGALGPAAVAILAPVALSFAVQYRINPAMMGLMVIHGAQAGGFSPISVYGGITNQIVAKAGLPFAPTSLFLSSFFFNLAIAVLVFFVFGGARVMKQKPASFGPLPELHPEGVSASIRGHGGTPAKPIREHTYGTAADTATTLRLTNERITTLIGLTALGIGALVFKFNVGLVAITVAVVLALLSPKTQKAAIDKVSWSTVLLIAGIITYVGVMEKAGTVDYVASGISSLGMPLLVALLLCFTGAIVSAFASSTALLGAIIPLAVPFLLQGHISAIGVVAAIAISTTIVDTSPFSTNGALVVANAPDDKREQVLRQLLIYSALIAIIGPIVAWLVFVVPGLV, via the coding sequence ATGGGTATCGAAGTACTATCCATACTGCTATTGATCGGCATGTTCGTCATCGCGACGATCCAGCCGATCAACATGGGCGCGCTGGCATTCGGCGGAACATTCGTGCTCGGCACGCTGATCATCGGGATGAAGGCCAGCGACATTTTCGCCGGCTTTCCGAGCGATCTTTTTCTGACCCTGGTCGCCGTCACCTACCTCTTTGCCATAGCGCAGATCAACGGCACCATCGACTGGCTGGTCGAATGCGCGGTGCGACTTGTGCGCGGGCATGTCGCCTGGATTCCATGGGTGATGTTCCTCGTCGCCGCCATCATCACCGGTTTCGGCGCGCTGGGGCCGGCGGCCGTCGCCATCCTTGCGCCGGTTGCTCTCAGCTTTGCCGTGCAATACCGCATCAACCCGGCAATGATGGGTCTGATGGTGATCCATGGCGCGCAAGCAGGCGGCTTTTCGCCGATCAGCGTCTATGGCGGCATTACCAATCAGATCGTCGCAAAGGCGGGGTTGCCTTTCGCTCCGACATCACTGTTTCTCTCCAGCTTCTTCTTCAACCTGGCGATCGCAGTGCTGGTCTTCTTCGTCTTCGGCGGCGCGAGGGTGATGAAGCAGAAGCCGGCATCGTTCGGCCCCTTGCCCGAACTGCATCCCGAGGGCGTATCGGCGTCGATTAGAGGTCATGGCGGCACGCCTGCCAAACCGATCAGGGAGCATACTTACGGTACGGCGGCTGACACCGCTACGACGTTGCGCCTGACCAATGAGAGAATTACTACCTTGATCGGCTTGACGGCGCTCGGCATCGGCGCGCTGGTTTTCAAGTTCAACGTCGGTCTGGTCGCAATTACGGTTGCCGTCGTGCTGGCGCTCCTGTCGCCGAAAACCCAGAAGGCGGCGATCGACAAGGTGAGCTGGTCGACCGTGCTGCTGATCGCCGGCATAATCACATATGTCGGCGTCATGGAGAAGGCCGGTACGGTGGACTATGTGGCCAGCGGCATATCCAGTCTCGGCATGCCGCTTCTGGTCGCGCTTTTGCTTTGCTTCACCGGTGCCATTGTCTCAGCCTTTGCATCCTCAACCGCGCTGCTGGGTGCCATTATCCCGCTCGCCGTTCCGTTCCTCCTGCAAGGGCACATCAGCGCCATCGGTGTGGTAGCTGCGATCGCGATCTCGACGACGATCGTCGACACCAGCCCGTTTTCCACCAACGGCGCACTCGTCGTCGCCAATGCGCCGGATGACAAGCGCGAGCAGGTGCTGCGACAGCTGCTCATCTACAGCGCACTGATCGCGATCATCGGCCCGATCGTTGCCTGGTTGGTGTTCGTCGTGCCTGGGCTGGTCTGA
- a CDS encoding malonyl-CoA synthase produces the protein MSNHLFDAIRAAAPGDAPFIRINGTGTWTYDDALALSGRIASAMDTLGIRPGDRVAVQVDKSAEALILYLACLRSGAVYLPLNTAYTLAELDYFIGDAEPRLVVVSSAARGGVEKVAKPYGAIVETLDDDGTGSLLDLARDEPGDFVDASCSADDLAAILYTSGTTGRSKGAMLTHGNLLSNALTLRDYWRVTAEDRLIHALPIFHTHGLFVATNVTLLAGASMFLLSKFDPDVVVSLMPQATMLMGVPTFYVRLLQSARLDGQAVANIRLFISGSAPLLAETHTEFHRRTGHAILERYGMTETNMNTSNPYEGKRIAGTVGFPLPGVTVRVTDPATGLVLLPEETGMIEIKGPNVFKGYWRMPEKTAAEFTADGFFISGDLGKIDGQGYVHIVGRNKDLVISGGYNIYPKEVEGEIDQIDGVAESAVIGVPHPDFGEGVTAIVVRKPDAVLDENAIVSALQDRLARYKQPKRIIFAEDLPRNTMGKVQKNLLRQKYADLYART, from the coding sequence GTGAGCAACCATCTTTTCGACGCTATACGGGCCGCCGCGCCCGGCGACGCACCGTTCATCCGGATCAATGGCACTGGTACGTGGACCTACGATGACGCGCTCGCTCTTTCTGGCCGCATTGCCAGTGCGATGGACACGCTCGGCATTCGCCCCGGAGACCGCGTTGCGGTGCAAGTCGACAAAAGTGCCGAGGCATTGATCCTCTATCTCGCCTGCCTTCGAAGCGGCGCGGTCTACCTGCCGCTCAACACCGCCTATACCCTGGCTGAACTCGACTATTTTATCGGCGATGCAGAGCCGCGTTTGGTGGTTGTTTCGTCAGCGGCTCGGGGGGGCGTCGAGAAAGTCGCGAAGCCTTACGGCGCGATCGTCGAAACGCTCGACGATGATGGCACCGGCTCATTGCTGGATCTCGCACGCGACGAGCCGGGCGACTTTGTCGATGCCTCGTGCTCCGCCGACGATCTGGCGGCGATCCTCTACACGTCGGGGACGACGGGACGCTCCAAGGGGGCGATGCTCACTCATGGGAACCTGCTCTCGAACGCCCTGACCTTGCGAGACTATTGGCGCGTCACCGCCGAAGATCGGCTGATCCATGCCTTGCCGATATTCCACACACATGGGCTGTTCGTCGCCACGAACGTCACACTGCTCGCCGGCGCCTCGATGTTCCTGCTGTCGAAGTTCGACCCGGATGTCGTGGTGTCCCTGATGCCGCAGGCAACAATGCTGATGGGCGTGCCGACCTTCTACGTGCGCCTTCTGCAGAGCGCGCGCCTTGACGGGCAAGCGGTCGCCAACATCCGCCTCTTCATATCCGGTTCGGCCCCACTGCTTGCCGAAACACATACCGAGTTTCACAGACGCACCGGTCACGCGATTCTTGAGCGCTACGGCATGACGGAAACCAATATGAACACGTCGAACCCCTATGAGGGGAAACGGATTGCCGGAACGGTCGGCTTCCCGCTGCCGGGCGTGACGGTGCGCGTAACCGATCCCGCCACCGGGCTCGTGCTGCTGCCTGAAGAAACCGGCATGATCGAGATCAAGGGCCCGAACGTCTTCAAGGGCTATTGGCGCATGCCGGAAAAGACCGCGGCCGAATTCACCGCAGATGGGTTCTTCATCAGCGGCGATCTCGGCAAGATCGACGGACAAGGCTACGTCCACATCGTCGGCCGCAACAAGGACCTGGTGATTTCGGGCGGATACAACATCTATCCGAAAGAAGTCGAGGGCGAGATCGACCAGATCGACGGCGTTGCCGAAAGCGCCGTGATCGGTGTGCCGCATCCCGACTTCGGCGAGGGCGTTACCGCCATCGTCGTGCGCAAGCCCGACGCTGTCCTGGATGAAAACGCCATAGTCAGCGCACTCCAGGACCGTCTCGCGCGCTACAAACAGCCCAAGCGCATCATCTTCGCTGAGGACCTGCCACGCAACACGATGGGCAAGGTCCAGAAGAACCTCCTGCGGCAGAAATACGCCGACCTTTACGCCAGGACGTGA
- a CDS encoding malonyl-CoA decarboxylase translates to MSEASFFTDMLQSITDRGRQLLFSGSRNTQVAAEVDLQTLCEMLLSSRGEASGMALAAEILERWGSLESDGAQTFLHMLHEKFGPDMTKLDQAIENYRTDKSSAAIIALHQAAEPRRQELLRRLNHAPNGTAKLVGMRQQLLSSKEQSAEYHALDADFTHLFGSWFNRGFLTLRPIDWSTPAYILEKIIKYEAVHEIAGWEELRRRLAPADRRCFAFFHPRLADEPLVFVEVALTRSVPRAIGDVLDEGREQINADEATTAVFYSISNCQDGLRGISFGNFLIKQVVEDLRRDLPGLKNFVTLSPVPGFARWLAKSRSSAAAPLPSGVREKLMLLDDSKWADDESTAIEMERVLLPLAARYFLIERTPEGRPVDPVARFHLGNGARLERLNFLGDRSTKAMQQAHGLMVNYLYKLDDIVANHEALAQRGEVIASPAVKSLLNQNDESRRGGNGQQGSRPFAQIVNSKLGGGRK, encoded by the coding sequence ATGTCTGAGGCTTCTTTCTTCACCGACATGCTACAGAGCATCACCGACCGCGGACGCCAGCTTCTGTTTTCCGGCTCGCGCAACACGCAGGTCGCAGCCGAAGTCGATCTCCAAACACTCTGTGAAATGCTGCTATCAAGCCGGGGCGAAGCTTCAGGCATGGCCCTGGCTGCCGAAATACTCGAGCGCTGGGGGTCGCTCGAGAGCGACGGCGCGCAGACATTCCTCCATATGCTTCATGAAAAGTTCGGGCCCGACATGACCAAGCTCGACCAGGCGATTGAAAATTACCGCACTGACAAAAGCTCTGCGGCGATCATTGCTCTCCACCAGGCGGCCGAGCCGCGGCGACAGGAGCTCCTGCGCCGATTAAATCACGCGCCGAACGGCACCGCCAAGCTCGTCGGGATGCGTCAGCAGCTTCTGTCCTCCAAAGAGCAATCCGCCGAATATCACGCGCTTGACGCCGACTTTACACATCTGTTCGGTTCCTGGTTCAATCGCGGCTTTCTTACACTCCGACCGATCGACTGGTCGACGCCGGCTTACATCCTTGAAAAGATCATCAAATACGAGGCGGTGCATGAGATCGCCGGCTGGGAGGAGTTGCGCCGTCGTTTGGCGCCGGCCGACCGTCGCTGCTTTGCCTTCTTCCACCCCCGACTGGCCGACGAGCCGCTCGTGTTCGTCGAAGTGGCGCTCACCCGGTCCGTCCCGAGGGCGATCGGAGATGTGCTCGACGAGGGCAGGGAGCAGATCAATGCCGACGAGGCGACGACCGCCGTCTTCTATTCGATCTCCAACTGCCAGGATGGCCTACGCGGGATCTCGTTCGGCAACTTCCTGATCAAACAGGTCGTGGAAGACCTGCGCAGGGATTTACCCGGCCTCAAGAATTTCGTCACGCTGTCGCCGGTCCCAGGCTTCGCCCGTTGGCTCGCCAAGTCGCGCAGCTCGGCAGCCGCCCCCCTTCCGTCCGGGGTCCGCGAAAAGCTGATGCTGCTCGACGATTCTAAATGGGCCGACGACGAGAGCACGGCGATCGAGATGGAGCGCGTGTTGTTGCCGCTTGCGGCGCGCTATTTCCTGATCGAACGGACGCCGGAGGGCCGCCCGGTCGATCCGGTAGCCCGCTTCCATCTCGGCAATGGTGCTCGCCTTGAAAGACTGAATTTTCTTGGCGACCGTTCGACCAAGGCGATGCAGCAGGCACACGGTCTGATGGTCAACTACCTCTACAAGCTCGACGATATCGTCGCCAACCACGAGGCCCTGGCGCAGCGCGGCGAAGTGATTGCCTCGCCGGCCGTCAAGAGCTTGCTCAACCAGAACGACGAAAGCCGCCGCGGCGGCAATGGCCAGCAAGGCTCCCGGCCATTCGCACAAATAGTGAACTCAAAGCTTGGAGGAGGGCGAAAGTGA